Proteins from one Fragaria vesca subsp. vesca linkage group LG6, FraVesHawaii_1.0, whole genome shotgun sequence genomic window:
- the LOC101303538 gene encoding uncharacterized protein LOC101303538, with translation MEDSFSVRVGKTFDILAGASSARVSSSSLSSLWSLTGEEIEKREWNRDRGSPEPQLRPCDPESKDDFFGSELEKDLLDLDDGDDVEEEEEEEQSAKPTAMPDGYDEEQWQIKNCIGLDPTLDHEEEEDEFDKVAVGKGNIGYRFYMTDVNDYPIDIDSQYEVPNSVEDFTPDPRANHLAAQIRLRQDAEAAAQIRLQEGAEAAGNSASGAIADESITSEDAISLKSILKRKNDEQSGSSKSRKRVRFDPQCKDDCDEEPDGSIDLPVKSLSGEDHASAVPDYIRNPSRYTHYTFDSLPDVDEEANRQAYMDFRNLLGQSNTMEAEAEAEAPRDFSKPVIFTPKKKSTDATMLEIDGELERPVGASKEFPLYKVMPIAIAAREQEDSDVCAMDEDEPETESSVRTSVQRSGRQFRTRTSLELDE, from the exons ATGGAAGATAGTTTCAGCGTTCGAGTAGGCAAAACCTTCGATATTCTGGCGGGTGCATCATCGGCGAGGGTTTCGTCTTCATCTCTGAGCTCGCTGTGGTCGCTGACAGGTGAGGAAATCGAGAAGAGAGAGTGGAACAGGGACAGGGGAAGCCCCGAACCCCAACTCCGACCTTGCGATCCGGAATCAAAGGATGATTTTTTCGGTAGCGAGCTGGAGAAGGACCTTCTAGACCTTGACGACGGCGATGACGTGGAAGAAGAAGAAGAAGAGGAGCAATCTGCTAAGCCTACGGCTATGCCGGATGGTTATGACGAGGAGCAGTGGCAGATTAAAAACTGCATTGGCTTGGACCCTACTCTCGACCACGAG GAAGAGGAAGATGAATTTGACAAAGTGGCAGTTGGTAAGGGAAATATTGGATATCGCTTTTATATGACGGATGTGAATGACTATCCCATAGATATTGATTCTCAATACGAGGTTCCCAATTCAGTGGAGGATTTTACTCCAGACCCACGTGCCAATCATCTAGCAGCTCAGATTAGACTCAGACAGGATGCAGAAGCAGCTGCTCAAATTAGGCTCCAAGAGGGTGCTGAAGCTGCTGGGAACAGTGCATCTGGTGCTATAGCTGATGAGTCCATCACGTCTGAAGATGCTATCAGCCTGAAATCAATTTTGAAGAGAAAGAATGATGAGCAGTCAGGCTCATCTAAATCACGAAAGCGTGTTCGGTTTGACCCTCAGTGTAAAGATGATTGTGATGAAGAGCCTGATGGATCCATAGATTTACCTGTCAAAAGCCTTTCAGGTGAAGATCATGCGTCGGCAGTTCCAGATTACATCCGGAATCCATCAAGATATACACATTACACATTTGATTCATTACCTGACGTGGACGAGGAAGCTAACAGGCAAGCCTATATGGATTTCCGTAATCTTCTGGGGCAGTCAAATACTATGGAAGCAGAAGCAGAAGCAGAAGCACCAAGGGATTTTTCAAAACCAGTCATATTCACACCAAAAAAGAAATCAACTGATGCGACAATGCTAGAAATTGATGGGGAGTTGGAGAGACCAGTAGGTGCTAGCAAGGAATTTCCGCTTTACAAAGTCATGCCAATTGCAATTGCAGCCAGGGAACAAGAAGACAGTGATGTGTGTGCAATGGACGAAGATGAACCGGAGACAGAAAGCAGTGTAAGAACAAGTGTACAGAGGAGTGGCCGCCAGTTTCGTACAAGGACCAGTTTAGAGTTGGATGAGTAG
- the LOC101303829 gene encoding histone-lysine N-methyltransferase, H3 lysine-9 specific SUVH4-like, with protein MVVQSAEGMASVESSIDVEEAADAAAASPHSDEKKRRLSSRIQVKQKPQKAFLVRQRVELLDEHEHGPRKKPNVADSEELPKACDSVDKSDRVRAKEALRLFNKHYLYFVQEEEKRALKAEALKKASKAAKKKKGAKNSKGSPETKVAKRPDLKALTKMHDGKEILFPSKRFGSIPGIDVGHQFYSRAEMVAVGFHSHWLNGIDYMGQSYSKGKYSNYTMPLAVAIVISGMYEDDLDNAEEVVYTGQGGHNLTGDKRQCRDQVLQRGNLALKNCVEQNVPVRVVRGHDCKSSYCGKIYTYDGLYKVVNYWAEKGISGFTVFKYRLKRLEGQPLLTTNQVQFINGRVPQSISEIRGLVCEDITGGLEDIPIPATNLVDDPPVAPTGYTYCKSIQVAQDVKLPNDASGCNCKGSCVDSKTCECAKLNGSDFPYVHRDGGRLIEAKDVVFECGPKCGCGPSCVNRTSQRGLKHRFEVFRTPMKGWAVRSWDFIPSGAPVCEYVGILRKTEDVDSASENYYIFDIDCLQTMKGLDGRERRSQAVCIPTVNSLERPDDQKSDNVPEYCIDAGSNGNIARFINHSCEPNLFVQCVLSSHHDIKLARVVLFAADNIPPLQELTYDYGYALDSVLGPDGKVKKMFCHCGAVGCKKRLF; from the exons ATGGTAGTCCAATCGGCGGAGGGGATGGCTTCCGTTGAGAGCTCCATAGACGTTGAAGAAGCCGCCGACGCCGCCGCTGCAAGCCCACATTCCGACGAGAAGAAGAGGAGACTCAGCTCTCGCATCCAGGTCAAACAGAAGCCCCAAAAGGCGTTTCTCGTCCGCCAAAGAGTGGAATTGCTCGACGAGCACGAACACGGCCCCCGGAAGAAACCAAATGTCGCCGACTCCGAGGAGCTCCCAAAGGCTTGTGACTCTGTTGACAAGAGTGACCGTGTTAGGGCCAAAGAGGCTCTCAGATTGTTCAACAAGCACTATCTCTATTTCGTACAG GAAGAAGAGAAGAGGGCGCTGAAAGCTGAAGCTCTGAAGAAGGCCTCCAAAGCTGCAAAGAAGAAAAAAGGTGCAAAGAACTCCAAG GGGTCTCCGGAGACAAAGGTGGCTAAAAGACCTGATTTGAAGGCATTAACCAAG ATGCACGACGGAAAAGAAATTTTGTTTCCGTCTAAAAGATTTGGAAGCATTCCAG GTATTGATGTCGGGCATCAGTTCTATTCTCGGGCAGAAATGGTTGCTGTTGGTTTCCACAGCCACTGGCTGAACGGGATTGATTATATGGGCCAGTCCTACAGTAAAGGG AAGTACAGCAACTATACAATGCCACTTGCAGTTGCTATTGTTATATCAGGCATGTATGAAGATGATCTGGACAATGCTGAGGAAGTTGTTTATACTGGTCAAGGTGGACATAATTTGACAGGTGATAAGCGTCAATGTCGAGATCAAGTCCTACAACGTGGTAATTTGGCACTGAAG AATTGTGTGGAACAAAATGTACCTGTCAGAGTAGTTCGTGGCCATGACTGTAAAAGTAGTTACTGTGGCAAAATTTACACTTATGATGGACTGTACAAG GTTGTGAATTATTGGGCAGAGAAGGGTATTTCTGGATTTACTGTTTTTAAGTATCGTCTCAAGCGGCTTGAGGGGCAGCCACTGTTAACCACCAACCAG GTTCAATTTATTAATGGACGTGTACCACAATCTATCTCGGAAATACGAGG GTTGGTGTGTGAGGACATAACTGGGGGTCTGGAGGATATTCCCATTCCGGCTACCAATTTGGTTGATGATCCACCCGTTGCTCCTACAG GTTACACGTATTGCAAATCTATTCAAGTTGCGCAAGACGTGAAGCTTCCCAATGATGCCTCTGGATGCAATTGCAAAGGAAGTTGTGTAGATTCTAAGACTTGCGAATGCGCCAAACTTAATGGCTCTGACTTTCCATATGTGCACCGTGATGGTGGCAG ATTAATCGAAGCCAAGGATGTGGTGTTTGAATGTGGGCCAAAATGTGGTTGTGGACCTTCTTGTGTCAACCGTACTTCTCAGAGGGGGCTCAAGCACCGATTTGAG GTTTTCCGAACACCCATGAAAGGGTGGGCAGTTAGATCTTGGGATTTTATACCATCTGGGGCACCAGTTTGTGAGTACGTTGGAATTCTTCGCAAGACAGAAGATGTGGATAGCGCCTCAGAGAATTATTACATCTTTGACATTGATTGCTTGCAAACAATGAAGGGGCTAGATGGGAGGGAG AGGCGATCACAAGCTGTATGCATACCAACTGTTAATTCCTTGGAGAGGCCGGATGATCAGAAATCTGATAACGTGCCAGAGTACTGCATTGATGCAGGTTCTAATGGAAATATTGCCAGATTCATAAACCACAGTTGTGAGCCTAACCTCTTTGTTCAGTGTGTTTTGAGTTCGCACCATGATATCAAATTAGCTCGAGTAGTGCTGTTTGCAGCAGACAACATACCACCATTGCAG GAGCTGACCTATGACTATGGTTATGCGCTTGATAGTGTCTTGGGACCTGATGGGAAGGTAAAGAAGATGTTTTGCCACTGTGGTGCAGTAGGTTGCAAGAAACGGTTGTTCTAG